A region of the Apium graveolens cultivar Ventura chromosome 6, ASM990537v1, whole genome shotgun sequence genome:
CTTTTCAATTCATCcattaaaaatacaaaaatttaTGTGAACACGGAGTccttaatattttaattttgaatattttaataTTAGCAGAACTTTTCAGCAAACTAAAATCATGATTTTATCTTGTTAATTATTTATGCAGGCACACGCTGCGAGTCTAACTCTTAAATTGTTGGCTAGAACCATGTTTGAAAGCCCAATCTTCGATTTTTTATATACCGTTCTGTCCTTATAAATGTAGTTCCAATTGAAGCTTTTGGCGGGAGGCCTAATTTCTCATGATCTCAACAATTGCTTCAACTCTGAagcaaaaattcaaaattaaccCAAAACCCATTTTTGCAAACCCCTTCTTTTCAACTTATAACAATCAAGACTTCATTTCACTCCTACCATTTTGCAATAAAGTTTCAGAAATAACTCAAATACACAGCTACATGATCAAGACCGCCTTAGACACTGTAACATTCCCAGTAAGCAAGCTTCTAGCAGCTTCTATAATAGACACACATTATGCTATGtctatatttaaatatattcaaaaCCCAAATGTGTTTATGTTTAATACAATGCTTAGATGCTATTCTATTAGTGAGTATCCTTATAAAGCAGTTTTGCTATTTAATTACATGAGGGCTGTTGGTGTTTTGTTAGATGAGTTTAGTTTTGTTTGTTTTGTTAAAGCTTGTGCATGTTTGAGAGAGATTGGGATTGGTTGTTCTGTGCATGCAGTTGCGGTTAAAAGTGGGAATGTTATGTTTGGTAATGTGAGGAACACTGTTTTGCGGTTGTATTGTGTTTGTCGGAGAATTGAGGATGCACGTGTGTTGTTTGAGGAGGGTTCTGAGAGGGATTTGGTTTCGTGGAATGTTTTGATTGGAGGGTATGGTAATGTGGGTAGGGGTGATGTTGTTTTGGATTTGTTTAAGGGAATGTTGTTGGAGGGTGTTCGGGTTGAGAGGAGTACGATGTTGAGTGTTTTGTCGGGGGTGAGTGAGAGTTTGGAAGGAGAGTGTGTTCATGGTTATTGTATTAAGTGTGGGTTTTGTGTGAATTGTAGTGTGGTTACTGCTTTGGTTGGTATGTATGGGAGATGTGGAAAGATGGATTTTGGACGGAGAGCGTTTGAGGAAGTTAAGGTGAAAGATGTTGTCTTGTGGAATTGTCTGATGGATGGGTACGCGAAGAATGGAATGCTAGAAGAAGGATTATCTTTATTAAGATTAATGGAAGTTAGATGTGTAAGGCCTAATTCGTCTACATTGGCAGGATTACTTTCTTCTTGCGCAACGTCTGGAGCTCTTGCAGTAGGTAAATGCATTCATGCATTTGTGGAGCAGCAACGGCTAGTACTAGATGCAGTTCTCGGGACAGCTTTGTTGGATATGTATTGCAAATGTGGGTTGCTCGGGGAGGCTGTTGATGTTTTCAAGAAGATGGTGAGCAAGGATGTGAAATCTTGGACTGCTATGATTTTAGGCTATGGGATGCATGGGGAGGCCAAAGATGCTATTATGATATTTTATCGGATGGCGAAAGAGGGATATAGGCATAATGAAGTCACTTTCTTGGCAGTTTTAAGTGCTTGTAGCCATGGGGGGCTGGTAGCTGAAGGAACAAGTTTTTTTAAGATGATGATTCAAGACTACGGCTTAAAATTAAAGGTTGAACATTACGGATGCATGATTGATCTTTTTGGCCGAGCAGGATTGCTGGAGGAAGCACATAAGTTAATCAAGAGCTTGCCTATTAAGAGCGACGCCACTGCCTGGCGTGCATTACTTGCAGCATGCAGAGTCTATGGGAATGTTGATCTAGGGAAAAGTGTGAAGAAGGCACTGAAGGATAACTATGGTGAACATCCTGCAGATGCTATCATTCTTTCAAGTACTTATGCTGTTGCAGGTAGCCGACAATGCCTTCAAACAACACAGGTATTAGGAGGAAAGATACTACACAGCTATGAATATGGATCTCGGCGAGTGAAGGAAGCTGGATGTAGTGCCATCGAGTTGGGTAACAATGATGATTGATCATAAGAAACACAGTGTGTAGCTGTACATTACTCCAAATTAGTGAGTAATTTGGGTGAATTGAGGTTCTCCAACGAAGCTTCGCCATGTTGCATAGTACTAGACATTGCTTTGGATAACAGATGTAGCATATATAGCAAGCATTTGTTCACCATGTTTTGGCATAAAGTTTCCAAAGTATGGTACATGCCCAGTTGCAGTATATTTAAGGTACACTGTTAATCAAAGATATTAACACACGGGGAAGTAAAAGAATTTTATAGAAGTCAATTCTTTCTGAAAATTCAAAATATTCACTCACTCTCAAATTTGTGTTTCATTTCATAAACCATTTCTACTAGCTATTTTCTACCCCCTCTTTTTACATATTACATATCTTTGCACCTGGTTCTAGTTCTACTATCCTAATATTAGTTCTACTTCGTCAAGCATTAAAATTTTACAAACTTTGGCAAGGTGAAGATGTCACGGAAGACAATTCTGTAATGCTCTTTCTTCCATTAGGTAAACCGATAGAGCACCAGAAGCTAGTTAGTCACTGGTCAGTATGTTGTGCTCTTCACATACTCTTGTCCCATTTTCAGCCCACCACTTCTCTGCTTGTTGTTCAGTGAAACGTTTCCGACTGCAGAGAAATACCAGAATATTTAGTCAGTGGTAAGAACCAGTAGGCTGGATCAAGCATTCATCATTAAAAAGCGTCAATGTAAAATCTACAATCActattatattttcatatttcTTCAAATAGACCTCCATTCTCCTTGCACTAAGTTAAGACTTAAGAGCCTATAATCGTGGCAGTCTACAAGACCAGCTCAggtattcttttttttttttgctaaatgacCAGCTCAGGTATTCTATTTGATATATCATATATGTACCACTTAATTTATTCCCCAGTAATTGCTGAAGCAACAACTGATGTTAATAATCAATACCCCAGTTCcatcattataattacgtaaCGTAACAAATATAATATCCAGTTATTAGTTGCCCGGATGTTAAAAAGAATTAATCAAAATGAAAAAAGAAAATAAGAACACATAATTAAAGAATAGTTGGGAAACTGACAGAAGACTGATATGATAGAACATTGAAAGAAACAATGTATCAATGGTGGGGATACCAAGTGGATCAAAAAAACTAGTTGCGAACTTAAAGCATGTCTCAGTATATAATTTAGTTTAGCTAAAAGAGATGGGCAATTTAAGCAAAATGCTCGGGTTACCAATACATGCAACTTGACATATCTCTACATTCACTTTACATGTAAATTGGTCGCACTTGTAACTTGGACAACATGCAGGAGATGTCACATAGGATAGTTATACATATTGCCACAAGACTGGATAGCTTTGTAGTTGGTGCTATAATTTTTCCACTGACAGTGATTTGCTTTTAGATAAAagctaaaaggatgtcaaaaaaACTCAGAACTATTTGTAATACTGATATGCAATTGAACTACTATATCAATCTTTAAAAGTCCACTTACGTACACATTAGTTGACGACCCATACCTGAAACGAACACGTCTGAGTTCATTGCCACCTCCTGGCAAGGAAGAAAGAGTTACATATACTCCGGGTTCATACTGTAAGACCGACTCTGTTGTCTGAGTTTGAACCTTAGATCCATTCGGTAAACTTGAATGATTAGAATTTTCAATTGATTCACTTTTAGGAGGGGACAGTTTCGTTTTGATGCTCTCATAGACCGGGCTACTCGTATCTTTGGACATTTCACTAGTAGAATCTTTATTGCTGGAAGCATGTCTCTCTGGAAACCTTTCAGCCATCTCCTTAAGCTGTAATCATTAGAACATTGAGCATAAAGATGCAAACTGTTATTTATGACTTCTGTTTAAACAACTTAAATGAAGAAGTATTACATATGGATAAAAAATTGTGGACAGCACCTAAAACACCGAAGACCTCAAGTGCAAACATCCCTATGTTAGACTTTATAGTAGAAAAAAAAATCGGCCAAGTTATACAAAAGGAAACCTAGGTTTTGCAACAAGAAATCAAGGAAGATATGAGCATACTAAAATTAACAAATGAGCCTTCACATAAATTTTTTTAATTGGATGGATCGATGGTGTTTGTATAGTTTATAAGGCTCCACTCAACATATTGTGTATATTAACAACTGACAGCTAAGGTTTCAGTGGCTCTAACCCTGTGTATAAGTTTTGCTACAAATCCTAACAAAATTGTTTCGTCCTTTTAGGCTTTCTTCAATATATCCCTGTAGACATCTTTAAACAACAATTGAAAAACCACAAAAGTGATTGCATTATTACGTGGCTGCCAAGTTAGTCTTCTTGTTTGACTTAAAACAAAGATAAATAGTTCCTTACGGGAAAGAGTATGCATTTTATAACACACCTTGAGTACTCCTATATATCAAGATGGAACACAACTAACCTGTGCAGTTAAAGACTTGATTACTTCCTTTGCAGCTTTGCATTTTTCAGCTTCATCTGCAGCAAATGCAGCTGCCTCCTTCAGTTCCCTTGATTTTCTTTCCAGTTCAGCTTCAAGAAATTTGGATTTACTAGCAAGACCTTCGACCTACAACCAAATTTGAACTACTCATTGAGCTAATTCAGTTTAATCATAGGATATAAATGGCTAGTGAGGGGTCACTTATATGTATTTGGCTCAAATAGATCTATGCAGCCACTTATTAATGTAGTGAAAGCGATGTTCAGCATGAATGCCATCTTAAATGGCAGAATGTTAGTAACTCCCTTTATCTTacaagaaaaaaagaaagaaaaataaaaccTTTACGCAATGCTTTTGATAATGCGATTGTTCATCA
Encoded here:
- the LOC141668977 gene encoding pentatricopeptide repeat-containing protein At1g26900, mitochondrial, with protein sequence MISTIASTLKQKFKINPKPIFANPFFSTYNNQDFISLLPFCNKVSEITQIHSYMIKTALDTVTFPVSKLLAASIIDTHYAMSIFKYIQNPNVFMFNTMLRCYSISEYPYKAVLLFNYMRAVGVLLDEFSFVCFVKACACLREIGIGCSVHAVAVKSGNVMFGNVRNTVLRLYCVCRRIEDARVLFEEGSERDLVSWNVLIGGYGNVGRGDVVLDLFKGMLLEGVRVERSTMLSVLSGVSESLEGECVHGYCIKCGFCVNCSVVTALVGMYGRCGKMDFGRRAFEEVKVKDVVLWNCLMDGYAKNGMLEEGLSLLRLMEVRCVRPNSSTLAGLLSSCATSGALAVGKCIHAFVEQQRLVLDAVLGTALLDMYCKCGLLGEAVDVFKKMVSKDVKSWTAMILGYGMHGEAKDAIMIFYRMAKEGYRHNEVTFLAVLSACSHGGLVAEGTSFFKMMIQDYGLKLKVEHYGCMIDLFGRAGLLEEAHKLIKSLPIKSDATAWRALLAACRVYGNVDLGKSVKKALKDNYGEHPADAIILSSTYAVAGSRQCLQTTQVLGGKILHSYEYGSRRVKEAGCSAIELGNNDD